One Cedecea neteri DNA segment encodes these proteins:
- a CDS encoding glycosyltransferase family 2 protein — protein MKKIGLVTVLFNSPAVLSDFYSSVEKQTYGNKHLYIIDNSTNHESLNLTQQLLDSKETKYTFISNEGNNVGVAQANNQGIEQALLDGCEYVLLTNNDLIFNMENTLSKMVDLAEQSECKLVSPVILSYPEKKVWYAGAFFNKKKATAPHLFEGTDYDEIYTNVPDKCDYAPTCFLLVHRTVFYTIGYMDSRYFAYYDDTDFLYRANNADISVKMLNEPLVFHKVSTSTGGGLSLFGAYYLTRNRIFFARKNIGSPYSYLSVIFTIMTRLIYPLYRKTSFKVYKAFLKGIVDGLTLKK, from the coding sequence GTGAAGAAAATTGGGCTTGTCACTGTTCTATTTAATTCCCCAGCTGTTTTGTCTGATTTTTACTCGAGTGTGGAAAAGCAAACTTATGGGAATAAACATCTTTATATTATAGATAATAGTACTAATCATGAGTCTTTGAATTTAACGCAACAGCTACTCGATAGCAAAGAAACAAAATACACTTTCATAAGTAATGAAGGGAATAATGTTGGGGTGGCTCAAGCCAACAATCAGGGGATCGAACAGGCTCTTCTGGATGGTTGTGAATATGTTTTGCTAACAAATAACGACCTTATATTCAACATGGAAAACACCCTTAGTAAAATGGTCGATTTGGCTGAGCAGAGTGAATGTAAGCTTGTTTCACCGGTTATACTTAGCTATCCTGAAAAAAAGGTATGGTACGCAGGTGCTTTCTTTAATAAGAAAAAAGCAACAGCACCACATTTATTTGAAGGAACAGATTATGATGAAATTTATACGAACGTACCAGATAAATGTGATTATGCACCAACCTGTTTTTTACTAGTACACAGAACTGTTTTTTACACTATTGGGTATATGGATAGCCGGTACTTTGCTTATTACGACGATACGGATTTTTTGTATCGAGCTAATAATGCTGATATTAGCGTCAAAATGCTAAACGAGCCGTTAGTTTTCCATAAAGTTAGCACTTCAACAGGGGGCGGGCTGAGCCTGTTTGGTGCATACTACCTAACTCGCAATCGTATATTTTTTGCGCGCAAAAACATTGGGTCACCGTATTCTTATTTAAGTGTGATTTTTACTATTATGACGCGTTTAATTTATCCATTATATCGTAAAACATCTTTTAAAGTTTACAAGGCTTTTCTTAAAGGTATAGTTGATGGGCTAACACTTAAAAAATAA
- a CDS encoding polysaccharide biosynthesis protein, with amino-acid sequence MSGFKRLIKNSISNIINGFSNVILGVIISPVLLHNLSKVDFSIWSLTLQVGILFGVLGLGIQVTVGRFISLYLNEPLKQQKVMYQSLIFTLLLGILCFSVILILAQFFFTIFPEVKSTTANAELIFILIGGSFVINNITAPFIGYFTGIERNDITARVNVIFKIILGCVVFMSVDHGLDIIAWGYFIVNGLNQFAFFILYRTQHNKGKINFSYDKKLLKKIIVFFSGLLVWNIAQFFISGIGTFTVGKLSFAELPGFAVLMTLVNAGVGILGAMINPIIQPMLRMNNSGKRQHVELFVDKITLLFAMLVFVGVFIAWFISIHILGVWLGYEQAEKLHILFSLLLASYLIRMVAAPYGLMLVSYGKQLSISYFPVIEGVLNFALSLFFVRHYGAIGIAYSTFISGMLIMFVYALKYRTERETKSNSIFISYLLIPLMIIVCLISLVMTESMVVHRIIYSMQLVCALGFVALIVKQAKSIKTLLNEY; translated from the coding sequence ATGAGTGGGTTTAAAAGGTTAATTAAAAACTCAATTTCTAATATAATAAATGGTTTTTCAAATGTAATTCTTGGTGTAATAATATCGCCAGTATTATTGCATAACTTATCGAAAGTAGATTTTTCAATTTGGTCTCTAACTCTGCAAGTCGGGATACTTTTTGGGGTTTTGGGATTGGGTATTCAGGTCACTGTAGGAAGATTCATTTCACTATATTTAAATGAACCACTGAAGCAACAAAAGGTAATGTACCAATCATTAATTTTTACGCTACTCCTTGGTATATTATGTTTTAGTGTTATTTTAATTTTAGCACAATTCTTTTTCACTATCTTCCCTGAAGTTAAAAGCACTACTGCTAATGCAGAACTTATATTTATTCTTATCGGTGGTTCTTTCGTTATAAATAACATAACTGCGCCATTTATCGGTTATTTTACTGGTATTGAACGCAATGACATTACTGCCAGGGTAAATGTCATTTTTAAAATTATATTGGGCTGTGTAGTTTTTATGAGCGTTGATCATGGCCTTGATATAATTGCATGGGGATATTTTATTGTTAATGGTCTTAATCAGTTTGCATTTTTCATTTTGTATCGAACGCAGCATAATAAAGGAAAAATAAATTTTTCCTATGACAAAAAGTTATTAAAAAAAATTATCGTTTTTTTCAGCGGATTGCTAGTGTGGAATATTGCACAATTTTTTATTTCTGGAATCGGCACCTTTACTGTCGGAAAATTGTCGTTTGCTGAACTTCCTGGATTTGCAGTGCTGATGACTTTGGTTAATGCCGGGGTCGGAATTCTTGGGGCAATGATTAATCCCATTATTCAACCAATGCTTAGAATGAATAATTCAGGCAAGAGACAACATGTTGAACTTTTCGTTGATAAAATAACATTACTATTTGCGATGCTTGTGTTCGTTGGCGTATTCATTGCCTGGTTTATTTCAATTCACATTCTTGGTGTATGGTTAGGTTATGAGCAGGCTGAAAAATTACACATATTGTTCTCTTTGCTGCTTGCCTCCTATCTCATTAGGATGGTGGCTGCTCCATATGGATTGATGTTAGTTTCATATGGAAAACAGTTGTCTATTTCTTATTTTCCTGTCATTGAGGGAGTCCTCAATTTCGCATTGTCATTGTTTTTTGTTCGCCATTATGGTGCTATTGGAATTGCTTATTCAACGTTCATATCAGGAATGTTGATCATGTTTGTTTACGCATTAAAATATCGAACGGAAAGAGAAACCAAATCTAATTCCATCTTTATTTCATACTTGCTTATACCGTTGATGATTATAGTATGTTTAATTAGCTTAGTCATGACGGAATCAATGGTGGTACATCGAATTATCTATTCAATGCAATTAGTGTGTGCTTTGGGATTTGTGGCATTGATAGTAAAACAGGCAAAAAGTATTAAAACTCTGCTTAATGAATATTAA
- a CDS encoding NAD-dependent epimerase/dehydratase family protein → MSKYTIIGGRGFIGSHIVSLLESRGHDVTIPDRSELDSISGNLGKVIYCAGNGDCANSYFSVLEANTTLLAKVLQHYEFEKLVYISSTRVYMNNSGSSEKDDLTITTSDNRKLFNLTKLVAEELCIKSDCNVAVVRPSNVYGLALNSKLFLPSIIRNAINDGEINMFVAPDYAKDYVSVSDVAESCIWIADNTTNKEIYNVASGFNVTAQEIADVIQEETECNVNWKTGCFPREEFPVTNIEKLASLNPKFKPQHVLNDLKLMIESYKKELAS, encoded by the coding sequence ATGTCTAAGTATACCATAATCGGAGGGCGTGGATTTATCGGTTCGCACATCGTTTCATTACTAGAAAGTCGGGGGCATGATGTTACGATCCCTGATCGCAGTGAACTTGATTCAATCAGCGGTAACTTAGGGAAAGTCATTTATTGTGCAGGAAATGGAGATTGCGCAAATAGTTATTTCTCGGTACTGGAAGCAAACACGACTTTGTTAGCAAAGGTTTTGCAACATTATGAGTTTGAAAAACTAGTCTATATTTCTTCAACCCGCGTATATATGAATAATTCGGGTTCGAGTGAAAAAGATGATCTAACTATTACAACAAGTGATAACAGAAAATTATTCAACCTTACTAAGTTGGTCGCTGAGGAATTATGCATCAAGAGTGATTGCAATGTTGCTGTAGTGAGACCAAGTAATGTTTACGGATTAGCTTTAAATAGTAAGTTGTTTTTACCTTCAATCATAAGAAACGCTATAAATGATGGTGAAATAAATATGTTTGTCGCGCCTGATTATGCGAAGGATTATGTATCAGTAAGCGACGTTGCCGAGTCTTGTATATGGATTGCCGATAACACTACCAATAAAGAAATATATAATGTTGCATCTGGTTTTAATGTTACGGCGCAAGAAATTGCAGATGTTATCCAGGAAGAAACAGAATGTAACGTAAACTGGAAAACGGGATGTTTCCCGCGTGAGGAGTTTCCTGTTACAAATATAGAAAAATTGGCATCCCTTAATCCTAAATTTAAGCCCCAACATGTATTGAATGATTTAAAGCTAATGATAGAAAGCTATAAAAAAGAATTGGCGTCATAA
- the cpsB gene encoding mannose-1-phosphate guanyltransferase, which produces MSTIMSLFPVIMAGGSGSRLWPLSRVLFPKQFLCLDGELTMLQSTINRLQSLECESPVVICNEQHRFIVAEQLRQMDKLTKNIILEPVGRNTAPAIALAALAALRTDSTGNALILVLAADHVIQDESAFLDSVYKAMPHAEKGKLVTFGIVPNKAETGYGYIRRGEPSGFNTSNDVFEVAQFVEKPDLETAQSYIASGEYYWNSGMFLFRADRYLEELAKFRPDILDACEKAMAGVDPDLDFVRVDEQAFLACPDESIDYAVMEKTADAVVVPMDAGWSDVGSWSSLWEISAKSPEGNVHHGDVISHETENSYVYAESGLVTTVGVKNLVVVQTKDAVLIADRDHVQDVKKIVEKLKNNDRCEHLTHREVYRPWGKYDSIDAGERYQVKRLSVKPGEGLSLQMHHHRAEHWIVVAGTAKVTLGDEIKLLGENESIYIPLGMTHCLENPGKIPLDLIEVRSGTYLEEDDIVRFQDRYGRI; this is translated from the coding sequence ATGAGTACTATTATGTCATTATTTCCTGTCATTATGGCTGGTGGCTCTGGTAGCCGCTTATGGCCACTTTCTCGAGTTCTCTTTCCAAAACAATTTCTTTGTCTGGATGGTGAGCTAACGATGTTGCAATCGACGATTAATAGGCTTCAGTCTTTGGAGTGTGAAAGTCCCGTTGTCATTTGTAACGAGCAACACCGGTTCATCGTTGCGGAACAACTCCGTCAGATGGATAAGCTCACCAAAAACATTATTCTTGAACCCGTTGGTAGAAACACGGCTCCTGCTATTGCACTGGCTGCATTGGCGGCTCTGCGCACAGATTCTACTGGTAATGCACTTATACTAGTGCTAGCGGCCGATCATGTTATCCAGGATGAATCCGCTTTTCTTGACTCTGTTTACAAGGCGATGCCACATGCAGAAAAAGGCAAGCTTGTAACTTTTGGCATTGTTCCTAATAAGGCTGAGACGGGGTACGGCTATATCCGTCGTGGGGAACCAAGTGGTTTTAATACATCTAACGATGTGTTTGAAGTGGCTCAATTTGTTGAAAAACCCGATCTTGAAACTGCTCAGTCTTATATCGCCAGCGGTGAATACTACTGGAACAGCGGCATGTTCCTGTTCCGTGCGGATCGCTATCTGGAAGAGCTGGCGAAGTTCCGCCCCGACATTCTGGATGCCTGTGAAAAAGCCATGGCGGGCGTTGATCCGGATCTGGATTTTGTCCGCGTGGACGAGCAGGCGTTCCTGGCCTGCCCGGATGAGTCTATCGACTATGCGGTGATGGAAAAAACCGCCGATGCAGTGGTGGTACCGATGGATGCCGGCTGGAGCGATGTGGGCTCCTGGTCCTCGCTGTGGGAAATCAGCGCCAAAAGCCCGGAAGGGAACGTGCATCACGGCGACGTCATCAGTCACGAAACCGAAAACAGCTACGTCTATGCCGAATCTGGTCTGGTCACTACCGTGGGCGTAAAAAACCTGGTGGTGGTGCAGACCAAAGATGCGGTGCTGATTGCCGATCGTGATCACGTCCAGGATGTAAAAAAAATAGTCGAGAAATTGAAAAATAATGACCGCTGCGAACATCTGACCCACCGTGAAGTTTACCGCCCGTGGGGGAAATACGACTCCATCGACGCCGGGGAGCGTTACCAGGTGAAGAGACTGTCGGTCAAACCGGGTGAGGGCCTGTCGCTACAAATGCACCACCACCGCGCCGAGCACTGGATTGTGGTGGCGGGCACCGCCAAAGTGACGCTGGGGGATGAGATTAAGCTGTTGGGCGAAAACGAGTCTATCTACATTCCGCTCGGCATGACCCACTGTCTGGAAAACCCCGGCAAAATCCCCCTCGACCTGATTGAGGTTCGCTCCGGCACCTATCTGGAAGAAGACGACATCGTCCGCTTCCAGGATCGCTACGGACGTATTTAA
- a CDS encoding glycosyltransferase, with protein sequence MKVLQVSKFYPPVHGGIEQVAFDISEGITKDEVKPVDVLCVDPFGRREGDEKFKYKVYRQKLLVQLFSTPLSLSFITRWRSIRNQYDVIHVHLPNPLAVLALFLFPPKGKIILHWHSDIVKQKKLLMFFYPLQKWILDRCEKIIVTSPIYGQSSPTLQHYQNKITCIPIGVDTQCMPLNEKLEHDIRERYKNKKIVFSLGRLVYYKGMEYLIDAARALPQDYVILIGGTGPLIDTLKDKVTKENLSSKVILLGSINYSDLASYYKACDVFCLPSIHESEAFGVVQLEAMSFSKPLVSTSIPRSGVAWVNQHNETGIVVKPNDAQALAKGIVTVIERHQEYSEGAKARFDTMFTKELMVKNIINLYSTLK encoded by the coding sequence ATGAAGGTGTTACAAGTTAGTAAATTCTACCCTCCAGTACATGGTGGAATTGAACAGGTTGCATTTGACATAAGCGAGGGTATTACAAAGGATGAGGTTAAGCCAGTAGACGTTCTTTGCGTAGATCCCTTTGGTCGAAGAGAAGGTGATGAAAAATTTAAATATAAAGTTTATCGCCAGAAATTATTAGTGCAACTTTTTTCAACACCATTATCACTTTCATTTATTACTCGTTGGCGATCTATTAGAAACCAATATGATGTAATACATGTACATCTTCCCAATCCTTTGGCTGTACTTGCTTTGTTTTTATTCCCACCCAAAGGGAAAATTATTCTTCATTGGCATAGCGATATTGTTAAACAAAAAAAACTTCTCATGTTTTTTTATCCCCTACAAAAATGGATTTTGGATAGATGTGAGAAAATTATAGTTACGAGTCCCATTTACGGCCAGTCATCTCCTACTTTGCAACATTATCAGAATAAAATTACATGTATTCCTATCGGTGTAGATACACAATGCATGCCCCTAAATGAAAAGTTGGAACATGATATTAGAGAACGTTATAAAAATAAAAAAATTGTTTTTTCGTTAGGCCGGCTCGTCTATTATAAAGGGATGGAATATTTAATTGATGCTGCGAGAGCGTTACCGCAGGATTATGTCATTTTAATTGGTGGTACAGGGCCATTAATTGACACGTTGAAAGATAAAGTGACTAAAGAAAATCTTTCATCTAAAGTAATTCTTCTTGGTAGTATTAATTACTCTGACCTGGCATCATACTATAAAGCTTGTGATGTATTCTGTTTGCCTTCAATTCATGAATCAGAGGCATTTGGTGTTGTTCAGCTTGAGGCCATGAGTTTCTCAAAACCCCTCGTTTCAACGAGTATTCCACGAAGTGGTGTGGCATGGGTTAACCAGCATAATGAAACTGGAATTGTGGTTAAGCCAAATGATGCTCAAGCCCTTGCTAAAGGAATTGTTACAGTTATAGAAAGGCATCAAGAGTACAGTGAAGGTGCAAAAGCTAGATTTGATACCATGTTTACAAAAGAACTAATGGTTAAGAATATAATTAATTTATATTCAACATTGAAATGA
- a CDS encoding glycosyltransferase family 4 protein — protein MIYVNARFLTQRKTGVQQYALVLCRELTKHISDVCFVTPNCELIDDSWRQEFNIIQVGKCNGHLWEQIELPRYLKSIGSPLLLCFTGLSPFFYKNCYFTIHDMSLYAYPKWFRFLYRAVYKINYFIQSKCARGIFTVSDFSKSEIEKYLAVSSEKITVLRNSVDWSMHFQSERNPAPERRNEILLVGTLEPRKNIEFVIDAFLKADISDYKLIVVGGIGTAFSKVNLSQHEKIIFCGYLSDQELQLKYKEASIFVYPSLYEGFGLPPLEAMQRGCPVMASDRTSIPEVCGDAAYYFNPEDAVDFTKKLHKLINNYEEIAPGLIHNGYHRLEEFKVSDVIDKLLDVIGQRNI, from the coding sequence ATGATTTATGTTAATGCTAGGTTTTTAACTCAGCGAAAAACAGGCGTGCAACAATATGCATTAGTATTATGTCGTGAGTTAACTAAGCACATATCTGATGTCTGCTTCGTGACGCCAAATTGTGAGCTAATAGATGACAGTTGGAGGCAGGAATTTAACATTATACAAGTTGGAAAATGCAATGGTCACCTTTGGGAGCAGATTGAACTTCCTCGTTATTTGAAAAGTATCGGTAGTCCACTGCTGCTGTGTTTCACTGGGCTGTCACCTTTTTTTTATAAAAATTGCTATTTTACTATTCATGATATGTCTCTATATGCATATCCTAAATGGTTTCGTTTCTTGTACCGTGCGGTTTATAAGATAAATTATTTCATTCAATCTAAATGTGCCCGTGGGATTTTTACCGTAAGTGATTTTTCTAAATCTGAAATAGAGAAATATCTAGCTGTAAGTTCAGAAAAAATAACCGTATTGAGGAATTCTGTTGATTGGAGTATGCATTTTCAGAGCGAAAGAAACCCAGCTCCAGAACGACGTAATGAGATACTATTAGTAGGGACGCTGGAGCCGCGTAAAAATATTGAGTTTGTTATTGATGCGTTCCTGAAAGCTGATATCAGTGATTATAAACTTATTGTGGTTGGTGGTATAGGAACGGCTTTTTCAAAGGTAAATTTATCTCAGCACGAAAAAATTATATTTTGTGGCTATCTTTCTGATCAAGAATTACAGTTAAAATATAAAGAAGCCTCAATTTTTGTTTACCCTTCTTTATATGAGGGGTTTGGTCTTCCACCTCTGGAAGCAATGCAAAGAGGATGTCCTGTGATGGCTTCTGACCGTACCAGTATTCCGGAAGTTTGCGGGGATGCGGCATATTATTTTAACCCCGAAGACGCGGTGGATTTTACTAAGAAATTGCATAAATTAATCAACAATTATGAAGAGATAGCTCCAGGCCTAATTCACAATGGTTATCATAGGCTTGAGGAATTTAAAGTAAGTGATGTGATAGACAAACTTTTGGATGTAATCGGGCAAAGGAATATTTAA
- the gndA gene encoding NADP-dependent phosphogluconate dehydrogenase yields MSKQQIGVVGMAVMGRNLALNIESRGYTVSVFNRSREKTEEVVAENPGKKLVPYYTVKEFVESLETPRRILLMVQAGAGTDAAIDSLKPYLDKGDIIIDGGNTFYQDTIRRNRDLSAEGFNFIGTGVSGGEEGALKGPSIMPGGQKDAYELVAPILTKIAAIAEDGEPCVTYIGPDGAGHYVKMVHNGIEYGDMQLIAEAYSLLKHGLDLSNEELAETFTEWNKGELSSYLIDITKDIFTKKDEDGKYLVDVILDEAANKGTGKWTSQSSLDLGEPLSLITESVFARYISSLKEQRVAASKVLSGPQAKPFTGDKAEFSEKVRRALYLGKIVSYAQGFSQLRAASEENNWDLNYGEIAKIFRAGCIIRAQFLQKITDAYAETPAIANLLLAPYFKKIADDYQQALRDVISYAVQNGIPTPTFSAAIAYYDSYRAAVLPANLIQAQRDYFGAHTYKRTDKEGVFHTEWLD; encoded by the coding sequence ATGTCCAAGCAGCAGATCGGCGTTGTTGGTATGGCCGTGATGGGGCGCAACCTGGCGCTGAACATCGAAAGCCGTGGCTATACCGTTTCCGTATTCAACCGCTCCCGTGAGAAGACTGAAGAAGTCGTCGCAGAGAACCCAGGTAAGAAGCTGGTTCCTTATTACACAGTGAAAGAGTTCGTTGAATCTCTCGAAACCCCGCGTCGTATCCTGTTAATGGTGCAGGCGGGTGCTGGCACCGATGCAGCAATCGACTCTCTGAAACCTTATCTGGATAAAGGCGACATCATCATTGATGGCGGCAACACCTTCTACCAGGACACCATTCGTCGTAACCGTGACCTGTCTGCCGAAGGCTTCAACTTCATCGGAACCGGTGTTTCCGGCGGTGAAGAGGGCGCTCTGAAAGGCCCATCCATCATGCCTGGCGGCCAGAAAGACGCTTACGAACTGGTTGCGCCAATTCTGACCAAAATTGCTGCGATTGCTGAAGACGGCGAGCCATGCGTAACTTACATCGGGCCTGACGGCGCCGGTCACTACGTTAAAATGGTTCACAACGGCATTGAATACGGTGACATGCAGCTGATCGCAGAAGCGTATTCCCTGCTGAAACACGGTCTGGACCTGTCCAATGAAGAGTTGGCAGAAACCTTCACCGAGTGGAATAAAGGTGAGCTGAGCAGCTACCTGATCGACATCACCAAAGACATCTTCACTAAGAAAGATGAAGACGGGAAATACCTGGTTGATGTGATTTTGGACGAAGCGGCCAACAAAGGCACCGGCAAATGGACCAGCCAAAGCTCCCTGGACCTCGGCGAGCCGCTGTCCCTGATCACCGAATCAGTATTCGCTCGCTATATCTCTTCTCTGAAAGAGCAGCGTGTTGCGGCATCTAAGGTTCTGAGTGGCCCGCAGGCTAAGCCATTCACCGGTGACAAAGCTGAGTTCAGCGAGAAAGTTCGTCGCGCACTGTACCTGGGTAAAATCGTTTCTTATGCTCAGGGCTTCTCCCAGCTGCGTGCTGCATCTGAAGAGAACAACTGGGACCTGAACTACGGTGAGATCGCGAAGATCTTCCGCGCGGGCTGCATCATTCGTGCCCAGTTCCTGCAGAAAATTACCGATGCCTATGCTGAAACCCCGGCTATTGCAAACCTGCTGTTGGCACCTTACTTCAAGAAAATTGCCGATGATTACCAGCAGGCCCTGCGCGATGTGATTTCTTACGCTGTGCAGAATGGTATCCCAACCCCGACTTTCTCCGCTGCGATTGCTTACTACGACAGCTACCGTGCTGCCGTGCTGCCGGCTAACCTTATCCAGGCTCAGCGTGACTACTTCGGGGCGCATACCTATAAACGTACTGATAAAGAAGGTGTGTTCCACACTGAATGGTTAGATTAA
- the wzzB gene encoding LPS O-antigen chain length determinant protein WzzB produces MNTNNTNLTKVRAESQIEESIDLIDLLMQLWRGKKIISIFIVIFIVCAIAYLFVAKEKWTSSAIVTLPDAGQVSNYSNAMNVLSIQHPDSAPTLIDVQQRFFGRFNSAISALSEQLGNQEKPEKLTIEPVSNDQPLPLKVSYVANSAEQAQKTLNVYLQQLNKRAVSELDDDLKSSINSKIDSLKEQLTAKEKVAKEKQQKRLDELNQALIVAQQSNITKPVVSQAETLSQDTLFVLGSEALASMIKNEASRPLPLDNSYFNARQALLAVSDLKSTPETTYAFRYVMKPTLPVHKDGPKKGLILAIAALLGIFVGASTVFLRTALQSYKKNS; encoded by the coding sequence ATGAACACAAATAATACCAATTTGACTAAGGTTCGCGCTGAAAGTCAGATCGAAGAATCTATCGATCTAATCGATCTTTTAATGCAGCTTTGGCGTGGTAAAAAAATAATTTCTATCTTTATTGTTATCTTCATCGTTTGCGCTATTGCATATTTATTTGTCGCTAAAGAAAAATGGACATCATCAGCCATCGTTACTTTGCCGGATGCCGGCCAAGTTTCTAACTATAGCAACGCGATGAACGTTCTGAGTATTCAGCATCCAGACAGTGCCCCGACGCTGATTGATGTGCAACAACGCTTCTTTGGGCGTTTTAACTCCGCTATTTCAGCCCTTTCTGAACAGTTGGGTAACCAGGAGAAACCCGAAAAATTAACCATTGAACCCGTGAGTAATGATCAGCCTCTGCCACTAAAAGTAAGCTATGTAGCCAACTCCGCAGAGCAGGCACAGAAAACGTTAAATGTCTATCTGCAGCAGCTCAATAAGAGAGCGGTGAGCGAGCTTGATGATGACCTGAAGTCATCGATCAACTCAAAAATTGATAGCTTAAAAGAACAGCTAACAGCCAAAGAAAAAGTGGCTAAAGAGAAACAACAAAAACGTCTGGATGAGCTGAACCAGGCGCTGATTGTCGCTCAACAGTCCAATATTACTAAGCCGGTGGTCTCGCAGGCAGAAACCTTGTCGCAGGACACCTTGTTTGTTCTGGGCAGCGAGGCACTTGCTTCGATGATAAAAAATGAAGCTTCCCGCCCACTACCTTTAGACAACTCATACTTTAACGCCCGCCAAGCGTTGCTTGCTGTCAGTGACTTGAAATCGACGCCGGAAACGACCTATGCGTTCCGCTACGTCATGAAGCCGACACTACCCGTCCATAAAGATGGTCCTAAAAAAGGGCTAATCTTAGCTATAGCAGCATTGTTGGGAATTTTTGTTGGCGCGAGTACAGTATTCTTAAGAACTGCACTACAAAGCTATAAAAAAAATTCTTGA
- the cpsG gene encoding phosphomannomutase CpsG: protein MQQLTCFKAYDIRGRLGDELNEDIAWRIGRAYGEYLKPKTIVLGGDVRLTSESLKQALARGLQDAGVDVLDIGLSGTEEIYFATWHLNVDGGIEVTASHNPMDYNGMKLVRQGARPISGDTGLRDVQRLAEANDFPPVNEAVRGSYQKVSVVDAYLDHLFSYINVSHIKPLKLVVNSGNGAAGPIVDAIEARFKALNVPLTFVKVHNTPDGNFPNGIPNPLLPECRADTRDAVIAHGADMGIAFDGDFDRCFLFDEKGRFIEGYYIVGLLAAAFLEKQPGAKIIHDPRLAWNTVDIVERAGGQPVMSKTGHAFIKERMREEDAIYGGEMSAHHYFRDFAYCDSGMIPWLLVTELLCLKGKTLGELVEDRMAAWPASGEINSKLKTPAEAIERVRAHFGPHAEEIDHTDGISMAFGDWRFNLRSSNTEPVVRLNVESRGDEALMKQKTAEVLGLLRQK, encoded by the coding sequence ATGCAGCAACTGACCTGTTTTAAAGCTTATGACATCCGCGGTCGCCTGGGCGACGAACTGAATGAAGACATCGCCTGGCGCATCGGCCGTGCCTACGGCGAGTACCTGAAACCGAAAACCATCGTGCTGGGCGGCGACGTGCGCCTGACCAGTGAATCGCTGAAGCAGGCGCTGGCGCGGGGCCTGCAGGACGCGGGCGTGGACGTGCTGGATATCGGCCTGTCCGGCACCGAAGAGATTTACTTTGCCACCTGGCACCTGAACGTGGACGGCGGCATCGAAGTGACCGCCAGCCACAACCCGATGGACTACAACGGCATGAAACTGGTGCGCCAGGGGGCTCGCCCCATCAGCGGCGACACCGGCCTGCGTGACGTGCAGCGGCTGGCGGAAGCCAACGACTTCCCGCCGGTGAATGAGGCGGTGCGCGGCAGCTACCAGAAGGTGTCGGTGGTGGACGCTTATCTCGACCATCTGTTCTCCTACATCAACGTCAGCCACATCAAGCCGCTGAAGCTGGTGGTCAACTCCGGCAACGGTGCGGCCGGCCCGATTGTGGATGCTATCGAGGCTCGCTTTAAGGCGCTGAATGTCCCGCTGACGTTTGTAAAGGTGCACAACACGCCGGACGGCAATTTCCCGAACGGGATCCCTAACCCGCTGCTGCCGGAATGCCGCGCCGATACCCGCGACGCGGTGATTGCGCACGGGGCCGATATGGGCATCGCTTTTGACGGGGATTTTGACCGCTGCTTCCTGTTCGACGAGAAAGGGCGGTTTATTGAGGGCTACTACATCGTCGGCCTGCTGGCGGCGGCGTTCCTCGAAAAACAGCCTGGGGCGAAAATCATTCACGATCCGCGCCTGGCGTGGAACACGGTCGATATCGTCGAGCGTGCGGGGGGGCAGCCGGTGATGTCGAAAACCGGACATGCGTTTATCAAGGAGCGTATGCGTGAAGAGGATGCGATTTACGGCGGGGAGATGAGTGCACATCACTATTTCCGTGACTTTGCCTACTGCGACAGCGGGATGATCCCGTGGCTGCTGGTGACCGAGCTGCTGTGCCTGAAGGGTAAAACGTTGGGTGAACTGGTGGAGGATCGCATGGCGGCGTGGCCGGCAAGCGGCGAAATCAACAGCAAGCTGAAAACCCCGGCAGAGGCGATAGAGCGGGTACGCGCGCATTTTGGCCCACACGCGGAAGAGATTGACCACACGGACGGCATCAGCATGGCGTTTGGCGACTGGCGTTTCAACCTGCGCAGCTCTAACACCGAGCCGGTGGTGCGCCTGAACGTAGAGTCTCGCGGGGATGAAGCATTGATGAAGCAAAAAACTGCTGAAGTTTTAGGCTTGTTACGCCAGAAGTGA